In Lycium ferocissimum isolate CSIRO_LF1 chromosome 11, AGI_CSIRO_Lferr_CH_V1, whole genome shotgun sequence, a single genomic region encodes these proteins:
- the LOC132036316 gene encoding uncharacterized protein At4g22758-like codes for MLLYKAKKNQSGKGKRLLISITVLGSAGPIRFVVNEEQLVGDVIHTALKSYAREGRLPVLGSDFTNFVLYCPTAATQALSPWETIGSLGVRNFVLFKKASQAVDDGKQSAMVRKGAGSWKAWFNKSVARKIASH; via the exons ATGTTGCTTTACAAGGCAAAGAAGAATCAAAGTGGAAAAGGAAAGAGGCTATTGATAAGCATAACGGTTCTTGGAAGTGCGGGTCCGATCCGGTTTGTTGTTAATGAAGAGCAACTTGTTGGCGATGTTATTCATACTGCTTTGAAATCTTATGCTCGTGAAGGTCGCCTCCCTGTTCTTGGTTCTGACTTCACTAACTTTGTCCTTTATTGCCCCACTGCTGCTACTCAAG CTTTGAGTCCATGGGAGACCATTGGATCGCTTGGAGTTCGTAATTTCGTGCTGTTCAAGAAGGCATCACAGGCAGTTGACGACGGAAAACAGTCAGCAATGGTTCGAAAGGGAGCTGGAAGCTGGAAGGCATGGTTTAATAAGTCTGTCGCTCGCAAGATAGCCTCTCACTGA
- the LOC132037826 gene encoding polycomb group protein FIE1 isoform X2, translated as MSKVPIGCEPVVGSLTPSKKKEYRVTNRLQEGKRPLYAVVFNFIDANYFNVFATVGGNRVTVYRCLEGGVIAVLQSYIDEDKDESFYTVSWACNIDGNPLIVAGGINGILRVIDAGNEKIHKSFVGHGDSINEIRTQALKPSLVVSASKDESVRLWNVHTGICILVFAGAGGHRNEVLSVDFHPSDIYRIASCGMDNTVKIWSMKEFWTYVEKSFTWTDLPSKFPTKYVQFPIFIASVHNNYVDCNRWLGDFILSKSVDNEIVLWEPKMKEQSPGEGTVDILQKYPVPECDIWFIKFSCDFHYKAAAIGNREGKIFVWDLQSSPPTLIARLSHVQSKLPIRQTAMSFDGSTILSCCEDGTIWRWDVVATS; from the exons ATGTCGAAAGTACCTATAGGTTGTGAACCAGTGGTGGGATCTTTAACACCGTCAAAGAAAAAAGAGTATAGAGTTACTAATAGACTTCAAGAAGGCAAAAGGCCGTTATATGCAGTTGTTTTCAACTTCATTGATGCTAACTACTTCAATGTTTTTGCTACTGTTGGTGGAAATCGG GTTACTGTATACCGATGTCTCGAAGGTGGTGTTATTGCTGTGCTGCAGTCTTATATTGATGAAGAT AAAGATGAATCCTTTTACACTGTAAGCTGGGCTTGCAATATTGACGGGAATCCATTGATAGTGGCTGGAGGAATAAATGGAATTCTCCGTGTTATTGATGCTGGCAATGAGAAGATACACAAG AGCTTTGTTGGGCATGGAGACTCAATAAACGAAATTAGGACTCAAGCCCTGAAACCATCTCTTGTAGTATCAGCCAGCAAA GATGAATCGGTTCGCTTGTGGAATGTTCATACTGGAATATGCATTTTGGTATTTGCTGGTGCTGGGGGGCACCGAAATGAagtactcagtgtg GACTTCCATCCTTCTGATATATATCGCATTGCTAGCTGTGGAATGGATAACACTGTTAAGATCTGGTCAATGAAAG AATTCTGGACATATGTTGAGAAATCGTTTACTTGGACGGATCTTCCTTCCAAGTTccccacaaaatatgtccagTTTCCA ATATTCATAGCTTCTGTCCATAACAACTACGTTGACTGTAACAGATGGCTTGGTGATTTTATCTTGTCCAAG AGTGTTGACAATGAAATTGTACTATGGGAACCAAAGATGAAAGAACAGTCTCCTGGAGAG GGCACCGTTGACATCCTCCAAAAGTATCCTGTCCCAGAGTGCGATATATGGTTTATCAAGTTTTCATGTGATTTTCACTACAAAGCAGCAGCTATAG GAAATAGAGAAGGGAAGATCTTTGTCTGGGACCTACAGAGCAGCCCACCAACTCTGATTGCAAG GTTATCTCATGTTCAATCTAAATTACCAATTAGACAGACTGCCATGTCTTTCGATGGAAG CACCATACTTAGCTGCTGTGAAGATGGGACTATATGGCGCTGGGATGTGGTAGCAACATCTTGA
- the LOC132037826 gene encoding polycomb group protein FERTILIZATION-INDEPENDENT ENDOSPERM isoform X1 encodes MSKIPIGCEPMVGSLTPTNKKKYRMTYKIEERNKQKNNNKKEDKRPLYAIVFNFIDSCYFNLFAAVGGNRVTVYRCLEGGVIAVLQSYIDEDKDESFYTVSWACNIDGNPLIVAGGINGILRVIDAGNEKIHKSFVGHGDSINEIRTQALKPSLVVSASKDESVRLWNVHTGICILVFAGAGGHRNEVLSVDFHPSDIYRIASCGMDNTVKIWSMKEFWTYVEKSFTWTDLPSKFPTKYVQFPIFIASVHNNYVDCNRWLGDFILSKSVDNEIVLWEPKMKEQSPGEGTVDILQKYPVPECDIWFIKFSCDFHYKAAAIGNREGKIFVWDLQSSPPTLIARLSHVQSKLPIRQTAMSFDGSTILSCCEDGTIWRWDVVATS; translated from the exons ATGTCGAAAATACCTATAGGGTGTGAGCCAATGGTGGGATCGCTAACGCcgaccaacaaaaaaaaatacagaatGACGTACAAAATCGAAGAACGCAACAAGcagaagaacaacaacaaaaaagaagacaagCGCCCATTGTACGCCATTGTCTTCAATTTCATCGACTCTTGCTACTTCAATCTCTTTGCTGCTGTCGGCGGGAATCGA GTTACTGTATACCGATGTCTCGAAGGTGGTGTTATTGCTGTGCTGCAGTCTTATATTGATGAAGAT AAAGATGAATCCTTTTACACTGTAAGCTGGGCTTGCAATATTGACGGGAATCCATTGATAGTGGCTGGAGGAATAAATGGAATTCTCCGTGTTATTGATGCTGGCAATGAGAAGATACACAAG AGCTTTGTTGGGCATGGAGACTCAATAAACGAAATTAGGACTCAAGCCCTGAAACCATCTCTTGTAGTATCAGCCAGCAAA GATGAATCGGTTCGCTTGTGGAATGTTCATACTGGAATATGCATTTTGGTATTTGCTGGTGCTGGGGGGCACCGAAATGAagtactcagtgtg GACTTCCATCCTTCTGATATATATCGCATTGCTAGCTGTGGAATGGATAACACTGTTAAGATCTGGTCAATGAAAG AATTCTGGACATATGTTGAGAAATCGTTTACTTGGACGGATCTTCCTTCCAAGTTccccacaaaatatgtccagTTTCCA ATATTCATAGCTTCTGTCCATAACAACTACGTTGACTGTAACAGATGGCTTGGTGATTTTATCTTGTCCAAG AGTGTTGACAATGAAATTGTACTATGGGAACCAAAGATGAAAGAACAGTCTCCTGGAGAG GGCACCGTTGACATCCTCCAAAAGTATCCTGTCCCAGAGTGCGATATATGGTTTATCAAGTTTTCATGTGATTTTCACTACAAAGCAGCAGCTATAG GAAATAGAGAAGGGAAGATCTTTGTCTGGGACCTACAGAGCAGCCCACCAACTCTGATTGCAAG GTTATCTCATGTTCAATCTAAATTACCAATTAGACAGACTGCCATGTCTTTCGATGGAAG CACCATACTTAGCTGCTGTGAAGATGGGACTATATGGCGCTGGGATGTGGTAGCAACATCTTGA